The following coding sequences lie in one Rutidosis leptorrhynchoides isolate AG116_Rl617_1_P2 chromosome 6, CSIRO_AGI_Rlap_v1, whole genome shotgun sequence genomic window:
- the LOC139853263 gene encoding GTP-binding protein BRASSINAZOLE INSENSITIVE PALE GREEN 2, chloroplastic produces MTTFLSTSPLFPSRTQTLILNLQNHRTFQSIRLLRSTGFNHKNFKNQDSHVTLSVNGNLSTTQTINDSNPNSRSSRKRYRKQPLLSEGRDDDDNLGLVCPGCGVFMQDNDPTLPGFYQKKKLDIDITNEFGDEFVLDEIEGEMEDGDVVEEGEFESEKDDNLDSELEIDDDLDWDSEWESDLDNDEDDLKELDGFSAPGVGYGNITEEVLEKSKKKRVSKSERKKLAREAVIEKDEVTVCARCHSLRNYGQVKNQTAENLIPDFDFDKLISTRLMKPTGNADSTVVIMVVDCVDFDGSFPKRAAKSLFAALEGGHDGLQRSKKLPKLILVATKVDLLPSQISPTRLDRWVRHRARAQGAPRLNGVYLVSSRKDLGVRNLLTFVKDLAGPRGHVWVIGAQNAGKSTLINALAKKGGVKVSKLTEAAVPGTTLGILRIGGILSAKAKMYDTPGLLHPYLMSMRLNSEEQKMIEIRKELRPRTYRIKQGQAIHVGGLMRLDLTQASVQTIYVTVWASPNVSLHFGKIENADEIWNKHAGVRLQPPVGVDRVSELGKWESREFKVSGTSWDVNSIDLSAAGLGWFSLGLKGEATVTLWTFDGIEITSREPLVLDRARFLERPGFLLPKAISEALAKEKKTQSHNVDVLL; encoded by the exons ATGACAACTTTCTTATCTACTTCACCTTTATTTCCTTCAAGaactcaaaccctaatccttaatttgCAGAATCACCGTACTTTTCAGTCAATTCGTCTTCTCAGGTCTACAG GTTTTAACCACAAAAACTTCAAGAATCAAGATTCACATGTTACTTTATCGGTAAATGGTAATCTATCAACCACACAAACAATAAATGATTCAAACCCCAATAGTAGAAGCTCAAGAAAAAGGTATAGAAAGCAGCCACTTTTGAGTGAGGGGAGAGATGATGATGACAATTTAGGGCTTGTTTGTCCTGGTTGTGGTGTTTTTATGCAAGATAATGATCCCACTTTACCTGGGTTTTATCAGAAAAAGAAATTGGATATAGATATAACAAATGAATTTGGAGATGAGTTTGTTTTAGATGAAATTGAAGGTGAAATGGAAGATGGTGATGTAGTGGAAGAAGGCGAATTCGAGAGTGAAAAGGATGATAATTTGGATAGTGAATTGGAGATTGATGATGATCTTGATTGGGACTCCGAATGGGAGTCGGATTTAGACAATGATGAGGATGATTTGAAAGAATTGGATGGTTTTAGTGCACCTGGTGTAGGGTATGGGAATATTACAGAAGAAGTACTCGAAAAATCGAAAAAGAAACGGGTGTCGAAATCCGAGCGAAAGAAGTTAGCTCGTGAAGCTGTAATCGAAAAAGACGAGGTTACCGTTTGTGCGAGATGTCATTCTTTAAGAAACTATGGTCAGGTTAAGAATCAAACTGCTGAGAACTTGATTCCCGATTTTGATTTCGACAAGTTAATTAGTACCCGGTTGATGAAACCAACTGGTAATGCTGATTCGACAGTTGTAATAATGGTGGTTGATTGTGTAGATTTTGATGGTTCGTTTCCAAAACGAGCTGCTAAATCTTTATTTGCAGCGTTAGAAGGTGGCCACGATGGTTTACAGCGCAGTAAAAAGCTGCCTAAACTGATTCTTGTAGCTACAAAAGTTGACCTTTTACCTTCACAGATTAGTCCCACCAGGTTAGACAGATGGGTCCGACATCGTGCTAGGGCTCAAGGTGCACCTAGGCTAAACGGGGTGTATTTGGTTAGTTCGCGTAAGGATTTAGGTGTCAGAAATTTGCTAACTTTTGTTAAGGATTTGGCTGGACCTCGAGGGCATGTATGGGTAATTGGGGCCCAAAATGCTGGTAAATCGACGTTGATTAACGCACTTGCTAAAAAAGGAGGAGTTAAAGTTAGTAAGCTTACTGAAGCTGCGGTTCCTGGTACTACTTTGGGTATTTTAAGGATTGGGGGCATATTATCTGCTAAAGCGAAAATGTATGATACACCCGGTTTATTGCATCCGTATTTGATGTCTATGAGATTGAATAGCGAGGAGCAAAAGATGATTGAAATACGCAAGGAGCTGCGCCCTCGAACGTATAGAATTAAG CAAGGTCAGGCGATACATGTGGGCGGTCTGATGAGACTGGACCTAACTCAAGCGTCTGTGCAGACGATCTATGTTACCGTTTGGGCTTCACCAAATGTTTCTCTACATTTTGGAAAGATTGAAAATGCAGACGAGATTTGGAACAAGCATGCCGGTGTTAGATTACAG CCACCAGTCGGTGTAGATCGAGTATCAGAATTGGGCAAGTGGGAGTCAAGGGAATTCAAAGTGTCTGGAACGAGCTGGGACGTGAACAGCATCGACCTATCAGCTGCAGGCCTAGGGTGGTTTTCGTTGGGTTTGAAAGGAGAAGCAACTGTAACGTTATGGACTTTTGACGGCATCGAGATAACATCCCGAGAACCTTTGGTGCTTGATCGTGCACGATTTCTCGAAAGACCTGGCTTCTTACTTCCAAAGGCTATATCCGAAGCCCTTGCAAAAGAAAAGAAAACCCAGTCACATAACGTAGACGTGCTACTATAA
- the LOC139853966 gene encoding uncharacterized protein, with the protein MAGDEAETSTKNTIDISSPYYLTSADQPDQNFTGENLLHDRNYSDWRNELMNALFAKNKKGFIDGTIPKPDSKSKDPMNWERCNAMVRGWLINSMVKEIKNSVKYAVTAREIWTDLDERFNKKNASRDEIQSVSPLPSCSCNNCTCNVSKSIASTRDKDRLYDFLMGLNEEYNTVRTQILSSNPIPTVGAAFHLVNQDEQQRIIGNSCSNSSEVSAFQTMGQSAKSTSKQNNQK; encoded by the exons ATGGCTGGAGACGAAGCAGAAACTAGCACAAAGAATACCATCGACATCTCTTCACCCTACTATCTGACATCCGCAGACCAGCCCGATCAAAATTTCACCGGAGAAAATCTTCTTCATGACAGGAACTATTCGGACTGGAGGAATGAACTAATGAACGCGCTGTTTGCAAAGAACAAGAAAGGGTTCATAGATGGAACGATACCGAAGCCTGATAGTAAATCAAAGGACCCAATGAACTGGGAGAGGTGTAACGCCATGGTTCGCGGTTGGTTAATAAATTCAATGGTTAAAGAAATCAAGAATAGTGTTAAGTATGCGGTAACAGCTAGAGAGATTTGGACCGATCTTGATGAAAGATTCAACAAAAAGAACGCATCAAGG GATGAAATTCAGTCTGTGAGCCCTTTGCCTTCATGTAGCTGCAACAATTGTACCTGTAATGTTAGCAAGTCAATTGCTTCAACGAGGGACAAAGATAGACTTTATGATTTCTTAATGGGACTGAATGAGGAATACAATACTGTTAGAACCCAAATATTGAGTAGTAACCCTATCCCTACAGTAGGAGCTGCGTTTCATCTTGTGAATCAAGATGAACAacaacgaatcattgggaattcatGCAGCAACAGTTCTGAGGTGTCTGCTTTCCAGACAATGGGCCAAAGTGCAAAATCAACTAGTAAACAGAACAATCAAAAGTAG
- the LOC139853262 gene encoding triacylglycerol lipase SDP1, translating to MDVSSEAKVDAFSIGPSTMLGRTIAFKVLFLKSMAHFRHQIAHLLVYYFYSIKGYVSGTVTPVISWLHPRNPQGILVLVTLMAFLLKRCTNVKERAEMAYKRKFWRNMMRAAVTYEEWAHAAKMLDKMTPRLNECNLYDEELVRNKLEELKHRREQGCLRDIIFYMRADLVRNLGNMCNPELHKGRHQVPKLIKEYIDEVSTQLRMVCDSDCEEILLEEKLAFMHETRHAFGRTALLLSGGASLGAFHIGVVKTLVEHKLLPRIIAGSSVGSVMCAVVATKSWPELQSFFEDSLHSLQFFDQMGGIFNIFKRVTTLGAVHDIRRLQVILRNLTNNLTFQEAYDMTGRVLGITVCSPRKHEPPRCLNYLTSPHVVIWSAVTASCAFPGLFEAQELMAKDRSGEIVPYHPPFHWGPEEANGSSTRRWRDGSLEIDLPMIQLKELFNVNHFIVSQANPHISPLLRLKEVVRAYGGNFAAKLAHLVEMEVKYRCNQVLELGFPLGGLAKLFAQDWEGDVTIVMPATLAQYSKIIQNPSHLELQKAANQGRKCTWQKLSAIKANCGIELVLDECVAILNHMRRLKRSAERAASATATHGLANTVRFNASKRIPSWNCMARESSTGSLEDLADVASSIHQGLGGRNWRLNHNIHDGSDSESETADLNTWTRSGGPLMRTASADQFVDFVQNLDFDSKTNITTPHRQNSRVTIIPPERSLDLESEIRDMNNRLHTSITVSEGDLLQPEMIQNGIVFNVVKKEDLTPSNRSHDSENNNSPSDSAAECLQLDRPEKETDGSSASEYGDADVGLDDHESMDRSGPIDDEHGSQ from the exons ATGGATGTGAGTAGTGAAGCTAAAGTCGACGCGTTTTCGATCGGACCGTCGACGATGCTAGGCCGGACTATTGCTTTTAAAGTTCTGTTTTTGAAGTCAATGGCTCATTTTAGGCATCAGATAGCTCATTTGTTGGTTTATTACTTTTATAGTATTAAGGGGTATGTATCAGGTACTGTTACGCCTGTGATCTCGTGGTTGCATCCACGTAATCCGCAAGGTATATTAGTGTTGGTGACATTAATGGCGTTTTTACTTAAACGATGTACGAATGTGAAAGAGAGAGCTGAAATGGCATACAAGAGGAAATTTTGGAGGAATATGATGAGGGCTGCGGTAACGTATGAGGAATGGGCTCATGCTGCTAAGATGTTGGATAAAATGACGCCTAGATTGAATGAGTGCAACCTTTATGATGAGGAGCTTGTTAGGAACAAGCTTGAGGAGCTCAAACACCGTCGTGAACAGGGCTGTTTAAGAGATATTATATTTTATATGAGAGCTGATCTCGTTAGAAACCTTGGTAATATGTGTAACCCGGAGCTTCATAAGGGTAGACATCAGGTGCCTAAGCTTATAAAAGAATACATTGATGAGGTTTCAACACAATTGAGAATGGTTTGTGATTCTGATTGTGAGGAGATTCTTTTGGAAGAAAAGCTTGCATTTATGCACGAGACACGTCATGCATTTGGAAGGACGGCTTTGCTTTTAAGTGGCGGTGCGTCTCTTGGTGCTTTTCATATTGGTGTAGTGAAAACATTAGTTGAACATAAGCTTTTACCTCGAATTATTGCTGGGTCTAGTGTTGGATCCGTTATGTGTGCTGTTGTTGCCACCAAATCGTGGCCAGAGCTTCAGAGTTTTTTCGAAGATTCATTGCATTCTTTGCAGTTTTTTGATCAAATGGGtggaattttcaatatttttaaaaGGGTTACAACACTGGGTGCGGTTCATGATATTAGACGTTTGCAGGTGATTTTAAGGAACTTGACTAATAATCTTACATTTCAAGAAGCTTATGATATGACGGGCCGTGTTCTTGGGATAACCGTATGTTCCCCTAGAAAACATGAACCTCCAAGATGTCTTAACTACTTGACTTCACCTCATGTAGTTATATGGAGTGCGGTTACTGCTTCTTGTGCGTTCCCGGGACTGTTTGAAGCTCAGGAGCTCATGGCGAAGGATAGAAGTGGAGAAATCGTTCCCTATCACCCTCCATTTCATTGGGGCCCAGAAGAGGCCAATGGCAGTTCGACACGTCGCTGGAGGGATGGTAGCTTGGAGATAGATTTACCCATGATTCAATTGAAAGAGCTCTTTAATGTAAATCATTTTATTGTGAGTCAAGCAAACCCTCATATTTCTCCTTTACTCAGGCTGAAAGAAGTTGTAAGAGCTTATGGAGGCAACTTTGCTGCAAAG CTTGCCCATCTAGTAGAGATGGAGGTGAAATACCGATGCAACCAGGTGTTGGAACTTGGCTTCCCATTAGGAGGACTTGCAAAGCTATTTGCTCAAGATTGGGAGGGTGATGTCACTATTGTTATGCCTGCTACCTTAGCTCAG TACTCAAAAATCATACAGAATCCATCTCACTTGGAGCTTCAAAAGGCTGCAAACCAAGGCAGGAAATGTACATGGCAGAAGCTTTCAGCTATTAAAGCCAATTGTGGGATCGAGCTTGTTCTTGACGAGTGTGTTGCGATTCTGAACCACATGCGCAGGCTCAAAAGGAGTGCAGAGCGAGCTGCTTCGGCTACAGCTACACATGGGTTGGCCAACACGGTCCGGTTCAATGCGTCTAAACGAATCCCTTCATGGAACTGCATGGCACGTGAGAGCTCAACCGGATCATTGGAAGATCTTGCTGACGTGGCGTCATCTATCCACCAGGGGCTCGGTGGACGGAACTGGCGGCTCAACCACAACATACACGATGGAAGTGACAGTGAATCCGAGACTGCAGACTTAAATACCTGGACTAGATCTGGTGGGCCTTTGATGAGGACAGCCTCAGCTGATCAATTTGTTGACTTTGTTCAAAACTTGGACTTTGACTCCAAAACAAACATAACAACGCCACATCGTCAGAACTCGAGGGTGACAATAATCCCACCAGAGAGAAGTTTAGATTTAGAGTCAGAAATTAGGGATATGAACAATAGACTTCATACAAGTATTACAGTTTCTGAAGGTGATCTTTTGCAGCCTGAAATGATCCAAAATGGCATTGTATttaatgttgttaagaaagaagacTTGACCCCATCAAATAGAAGCCATGATTCAGAAAATAACAACTCGCCTTCAGACTCAGCTGCTGAATGTCTCCAACTCGATCGCCCAGAAAAAGAGACAGATGGTAGCTCAGCATCTGAATACGGTGATGCTGATGTCGGTCTTGATGACCATGAATCCATGGATCGAAGCGGTCCTATAGATGATGAACATGGTAGTCAGTAG